A section of the Planctomycetota bacterium genome encodes:
- a CDS encoding type IV pilus twitching motility protein PilT — MELARIFAAMVKEEASDLFLKVGVPPAMRVVGRVVSMSAPPLTEENMMEIYNEVCDDFAKKKFAEKGEVDVSYEIYGVGRFRANVFRQRGYIGMVFRHIHSKIPTLEELNLPAEALRRLALLPRGLILVTGTAGSGKSTTIAAMIDYINQTEERHIITIEDPIEFTFTDKKCVIEQREIGQDTDSFVSALKHAVRQSPDVLFIGEMRDLETMEAAIHAAETGHLVFSTLHSLNAMQTVDRIINFFPPHQHAFLQLQLSMLLQGVISQRLLPTKDGAARMPAVELMTSTPTIQELLLHGKTRELYKALKDGSYYGCMTFNQSLKSLLERDLITLEDALSAADSPDELKLELRGISKDAQRHFGGGGGGFGRR; from the coding sequence ATGGAACTGGCCAGGATCTTCGCGGCGATGGTCAAGGAAGAGGCGTCGGACCTCTTCCTCAAGGTGGGCGTTCCTCCCGCCATGCGCGTCGTCGGCCGGGTGGTGTCCATGTCCGCCCCGCCGCTCACCGAAGAAAACATGATGGAGATCTACAACGAAGTCTGCGACGACTTCGCCAAGAAGAAGTTCGCCGAGAAGGGCGAGGTGGACGTCTCCTACGAAATCTACGGCGTGGGGCGCTTCCGGGCCAACGTCTTCCGCCAGCGCGGCTACATCGGCATGGTCTTCCGGCACATCCATTCGAAAATTCCGACGCTGGAGGAGCTCAATCTGCCGGCCGAGGCGCTGCGCCGCCTGGCGCTCCTGCCGCGCGGACTGATTCTCGTGACGGGAACGGCCGGCTCCGGAAAATCCACCACCATCGCCGCGATGATCGATTACATCAACCAGACCGAGGAACGGCACATCATCACGATCGAAGACCCGATCGAGTTCACCTTCACCGACAAGAAGTGCGTCATCGAGCAGCGGGAAATCGGTCAGGACACGGACTCCTTCGTCTCCGCCCTCAAGCACGCCGTGCGCCAGTCGCCCGACGTCCTCTTCATCGGCGAGATGCGGGACCTCGAAACCATGGAGGCCGCCATCCACGCGGCCGAGACCGGACACCTCGTCTTCTCGACGCTGCACTCCCTGAACGCCATGCAGACGGTGGACCGGATCATCAACTTCTTCCCCCCTCACCAGCACGCCTTCCTCCAGCTTCAGCTTTCGATGCTGCTGCAGGGGGTGATTTCCCAGAGGCTCCTGCCCACCAAGGACGGCGCCGCCCGGATGCCGGCGGTGGAGCTCATGACCTCCACCCCCACCATCCAGGAACTTCTCCTGCACGGGAAAACCCGGGAGCTGTACAAGGCGTTAAAAGACGGAAGCTATTACGGATGCATGACCTTCAACCAGTCGCTCAAATCGCTCCTGGAGCGCGACCTCATCACGCTGGAGGACGCGCTCAGCGCCGCCGACAGTCCGGACGAACTCAAGCTCGAGCTGCGCGGCATCTCCAAGGACGCGCAGCGCCACTTCGGCGGCGGGGGGGGCGGATTCGGGCGGCGGTGA
- the rplU gene encoding 50S ribosomal protein L21, giving the protein MYAIFKNGGRQYRAEKGQTLELDRQGPAEGERIEFTEVVLLHDGQKARIGAPLVAGAKVLAEVVRNFKGEKIRVFKYRRREGYHRTRGHRSRKTLVKITDIVAP; this is encoded by the coding sequence ATGTACGCGATCTTCAAGAACGGCGGGCGGCAGTATCGCGCCGAGAAGGGGCAGACGCTGGAGCTCGACCGCCAGGGCCCCGCGGAGGGGGAGCGGATCGAGTTCACGGAGGTGGTGCTCCTGCACGACGGCCAGAAGGCCCGGATCGGCGCGCCTCTGGTGGCCGGCGCCAAGGTCCTGGCCGAGGTCGTCCGGAACTTCAAGGGCGAGAAGATCCGCGTCTTCAAGTACCGCCGCCGCGAAGGCTACCACCGCACCCGCGGGCATCGCTCGCGGAAGACCCTCGTCAAGATCACCGACATCGTGGCCCCGTAA
- the obgE gene encoding GTPase ObgE: MFRDEVTVRMKGGDGGAGCVSFLREKYRPKLGPDGGDGGKGGDVVLEADENYNTLYHLIHIPRFVAQNGEPGRGRNQSGKKGRDLVIKVPVGTLVRDADRGVVLKDLRRHGERIVLCRGGKGGRGNQHFATPTHQAPRRAEPGRPGEERRVRLELKMIADVGLVGLPNAGKSTLLSRLSAARPKIADYPFTTLVPNLGILKGDDFRTLVVADLPGIIEGAHEGKGLGDRFLRHIERTRLIVHLVDVSPQALRPPVDAYRTVRRELEGYSPALAAKPEVVVATKIDLPGARENAEALRRALGEKRRVLEISAATGKGLRELAGELFRVLASERGIE, translated from the coding sequence ATGTTCCGCGACGAAGTCACCGTTCGGATGAAGGGGGGCGACGGCGGAGCCGGCTGCGTCTCCTTCCTTCGCGAGAAGTACCGTCCCAAGCTGGGCCCCGACGGGGGCGACGGCGGCAAGGGGGGCGACGTCGTCCTCGAGGCGGACGAGAACTACAACACCCTCTACCATCTCATCCATATTCCCCGGTTCGTCGCGCAGAACGGGGAGCCCGGCCGGGGTCGCAACCAGAGCGGCAAGAAGGGACGCGACCTCGTGATCAAGGTCCCCGTGGGAACCCTGGTTCGGGACGCCGATCGCGGGGTGGTGCTCAAGGATCTCCGGCGCCACGGGGAGCGGATCGTGCTTTGCCGCGGCGGCAAAGGGGGGCGCGGGAACCAGCACTTCGCCACGCCCACGCATCAGGCTCCCCGCCGCGCGGAGCCCGGCCGGCCCGGGGAGGAGCGCCGCGTGCGGCTGGAACTCAAGATGATCGCCGACGTGGGGCTCGTGGGTCTTCCCAACGCGGGGAAATCGACGCTTCTGTCGCGCCTGTCGGCCGCCCGTCCCAAGATCGCCGACTATCCCTTCACCACGCTCGTTCCGAACCTCGGGATTCTGAAGGGCGACGACTTCCGGACCCTCGTCGTGGCGGACCTTCCGGGCATCATCGAGGGAGCCCATGAAGGGAAGGGCCTGGGAGACCGGTTCCTGCGGCACATCGAGCGCACGCGCCTGATCGTCCACCTCGTGGACGTCTCGCCGCAGGCGCTTCGCCCGCCCGTGGACGCCTACCGGACGGTGCGGCGGGAGCTGGAGGGGTACAGCCCCGCCCTGGCGGCCAAGCCCGAGGTCGTCGTGGCGACCAAGATCGATCTCCCCGGGGCGCGGGAGAACGCCGAGGCGCTTCGCCGCGCTCTCGGAGAGAAGCGGCGGGTGCTGGAGATTTCCGCGGCGACGGGGAAAGGGCTTCGGGAGCTGGCGGGGGAACTTTTCCGCGTCCTGGCCTCGGAGCGTGGTATAGAATAG